Within Triticum dicoccoides isolate Atlit2015 ecotype Zavitan chromosome 1B, WEW_v2.0, whole genome shotgun sequence, the genomic segment AATGAAGGGACCATACAGATTGTCTCAATTTGGAAGCAAGTCAGGGCCACTGAGTGAAGGGATCAATAGAAgataagtttttttttttttggtttCAGGGCATCAAAgaacttatatttaagaacggagggagtatttttgaaAGGAGAAATAACTATCAACGCCTCGAGGAGAAACGTATACACAGGCGATTCTCATTCCAGCTAAATTCTCAACTTCTGATGAAGCCATGACTCTACACAGTTTCCGACAAACAACAAATTCCCGCACAAAAAATACTGGAAAAAGGGAATAAGAAATGTATATACAGGCGATGCTCTCACATATCATGAATCAGGACAGGTACTCAAAAGGTTGGGGCGGCTGGGGCTCGTCGTCGTCGACGGCCATGGCAGAGGCACCGGGCACCGGCTGCCCTGTCGCGGGGGCGTCGGTGAGCACGACGAGCTCCTCGGCCTCGCTGGGCTGCATGTCTCGTAGGAGGATGAACCCGCCGCAGGGGGCGGGCCTCACGGGGACGTATCGGCTGCCCTCGATGAACTTGATGAACTTCTCCTGCAGGGGGACGACGCGGGCTGGGTTCGCCAGGATCTGGAAGGCCGGTTCTGGCTCTGGAGCCTTCTTCTCTGCAGTGCTGTCCACCTGGCAACAAAGATTTCAGAGAGACGGGTCAATCCAAATGAGGCAGACACTGGGGTGGGTTCATTACTGAGCAGCACAAGGCTGCATATTAACAGCTAAGGGCCAAGGGCGTAGCTATGTTGTACTTGCTGTGATGTCTAGTCCGTAAGAGGATGCTGATACAGTAACCAAGATGGTTGTGATGAAGTAAAACGACTAGAATGTGGTTTAATTAATTATAGGCTGAACCTTTCGAAGTTTGTAAAATTCTTGGGTGATGGGAAGAGGGTGAAGCGAagcacagattaaatgaagttttaTTCTTACCTGCATTGCATCAGCTGCCTTGCCAGAAGTAGAACCGGAAGCATCTTCCGTTGACTTCTCCTGGTTAGCAGCTTTGCTTTCTGCTTCTGCTGCTGTCTTCTCCTGGTTAGCAGCAGCTTTGCTTTCCGCATCCTTCTTCGCCCTAGATTTTGCCTTGGCATAGGTTGACAAAATGGCTGTGGGCAGCTCGACAGCCGAAGTTGTAGCCTGCTGGGTCGTCGGTTTCGGATACTCAAAGAGGGACGGCTTAGCATGTGACATAAATTCAAACTTCGGCACTTCCAGATTCGAGTTGAGACCCATGATGGCCGTTGGCGAGAAGGCCAGGCTGATGAAGTATAGGAGAGGGTACCAGTACCAGAACTGGGTGAAAACAGCGAGGCCAATCACAGCAGTGAGCTTGTCATGCTTGTTCCTCGAGCGAAGTTTGATTGTGACATTCCTGCCACCGGCATCTAGAATGCCAGAAGCAAGTATGGCGCCCATTTTGCTCATGGTGTCCTCGTGCTTGTCAAGAATGATCTTTTCCAACTGACGCCTAAATGTTCCAACACGAGAATCAAAGGACTCATTAGTCTGGATCATGACCATTGCCATAGCAATTAGAGCCCCCTGGCGTACGAAGTCAACAACGTCTGATGTGAGAGGCTCCAACAAGGAAATGGCATCACTTAACCCTGTGCCTGCACAGGATATCCCAACAGCTAGGGCTGCACCATAACGAACATGTGGGTTGTACGATTCAGAGAGCAGGGACACAATTCTTGGAGTCTGCATTATCAGAACAGAAGATGTAAGTTGTGGATCAAAGCTATTGATGATTCTTTATTTTAGCATTTTTTTCTATTAGATGCCAAAGAGGTGCAGCAGCATAAATGCATAATGAACACCAGGTCCATGTTGTTCCTTGGAATAAAATTGAATAGAGGGCAGACCTGCTCAGGTTCGTTGTATAGAACAAATCCAAGACCCATAACTGCAGTCCTACGAACATCATCACTGACGTCCGATACAGCGAAGTGCAGCAGCTGATGGATAGCTTTGTTGTTTGCAGTTCCTCTGTACGCTAGAGCCAATGCATACATACCACCATAACGTAGTATGGGATCTTGATCTCTAGTCATTTGTTCGATCAAGGTGTCAGCTTCCTCCTCCCTGCCATACATTGTCAATGCGATGCCAAGTGCCAAACCCCTGCGGAGCGAGAGAGAAAGATGTCAGAAACAAGAGCTAGATGCATCTTCAGAAATACCGCAACAATTATTGAACAGCACTGACCTGATAATCTTTTCATGCTGTGTATCATGTGCATAAGCAAGCATCTCACCGGCCTTCTCACTGGCTGTGCCAACCATGAGCAAACCCATGCCGATACCAGCTGCTTCACCAGCTACTGCACTGTCTGTGTAAAGGACATTCTTTATGTCCTCAAACACTTCTTCATCTGCTGTCCCGAGAGATGCAAGCCCAAGTCCCAAACAGGCACCATGCTGGATGACCTGTATAATAATACAGTTTTGATTAAGAAAATTCACAATATAATTAGCATTACGCAAAAAGGACAAGGAACAAAATGTCACCTCTGCACTGGTGTTGCGAAGGCTTTCACGGAGGAATTGTTTGATTCCTTCGCCATGGTTGGCATGAATCAAACCTAAAGCATAGAGGGCACCACCTTCTGAATATGGACTGCCACCACCAACTGCACCATTTTGAGGTAGGTACGGGGCCATCAAAGCCCGACCTTGCTGAAGGTGGCCTCTATGAATGACACCCAGTCCAGCTGTCGCACTAAATTTAGCCCAATTGGTTGCCTTGCTTAACCATTCCTAAAAGACAATACCAAAATGAGACATTACAGGGGCAAAAAAAAAAACTCTGCATGACAACAAAACAACCAGATTTTTTTTTACCAGATTTTCTCTTAAAAAGGTATCTACAGTTGTTCCTGCATGCATGATCGCATTGGAACAAACAGTTGCACTATGGCAAACATTGCCACTCGTTTCCACAGCCTGCTTTATTGTCTTCAGAATTAGAAGATCAGACCTACCAAACAAACAAACCCATCAAGGTGATGTCAGATATAGAAGTTGCAAGAGACCAGGGTTCAACGTTTAGGACATAATAAGTTTACCTGTTGTGGCTATACAAAAATTGCAGCGTAAGCTGAATAGACTTCTCCCCTGACAGTATCCCTTTAAGTTTTGCAAGCCTATCAGCATGCGCTGCCTCATTTGGATCCACTGGGTGAGCATTTCTGTTTGAAGTAGTTGTGCCATCTCCCATCTGAACATCACCCGCTGGTTCTGTGCTAGTTGTACGCGCGTTAACAGTCTGATCAACCGGTAAAGCTGACTGGCCAGGAGTCTGTGAGTCCAGGCGATTCCCCACATTCAGAAGGAAGGCCTGATTTTCATTTTCCACTAGATCAAAAGCAATTTGGTATGCAATGAGAGCATCATCCTGCATAATGAACACAATATCTCAAGTAAGCAACAGAGACCACAATGTAAGTAGTGGTGGGCAGAGTAAAGAACAAACATATACCTGGCTTCCAGAAAGTAGTGTGTCCAATATATTCGCAACAGTTTCATGCTCGCCCAGAACCATAAGGCACTGGCAGATGCTCAGATAATCTGGATGCGGCAAAGTCTGGTATATTTTAACAAGACAGCGAAGAACCTGGCAATAAAATGAATTATTAGATCAACACATAAAGAATGTTAATTTTTGATTATTGTAAACTAAACTACTTGCTTTTTAACTTAATAAAACAATCATACTGCCAAATAAATTTTAACATAAAAAACTTAGGATACCTCAGAACGATATTCACGGTGACTAACATATTGATGAGAAAGGTTGATGCAATATGAAAGAGCCCCGTGAATATTAGCACACTGAACAATTGCTTCCTCCAGCTTATCCAGTCTCCTGCATTCAACAGCCATACCCATGGCCTGTTGGTATTTCCCATCAAGAATACACCTGCAGCAAAGAGTAACATTAGCTAAATACTCCATCTGATAAATAAGAGGATATGTGCAAACGGTAGGATATATTATCATACCTCTCCAACATCCTCTCCACTATGGCCTCTAGTCTAGGATCCACATTCTCTTCTTCCTCCATAGCTTTAGAAGCTCTTGTCTTGAAACTCGCATATTCATCTAATGCTTTGGCTGAAAGAAAAGAAGCACCAATTCAACACAATGAGCAAAAGAAATTCATGTGAAATAACATCCAGAATGATTGAGAAATAAAGACAAGTCGTCACCTAAAAGAGCCAGAGCATAATCAGAATCCTCAGAAACGTCAAACAGAGGTCCAGCACCAAGTGCATACGACAGTGCATCATTTAACTCGCCCAGGTAGTAGAACACCTACATGATAATGATACGCAGCAGTCATCAATATAAGCAATGCAAAATACGCCGCTTCTAGAAAAGGTATAAAATAACTTGAGATCCTACCTTAGAAACAACTAGTGCAGCAAGCTGTCTCTGGTCAAATTCGTCGTCTTCATACATGCTCTCGCTGCAGGCAAAAGGATATGATGGAAACAAATTATTGATTTGCTTCCTTGGAAATTCAGACAAGGAATTTATAATCTGAGCTTGGGT encodes:
- the LOC119349119 gene encoding 26S proteasome non-ATPase regulatory subunit 1 homolog A-like isoform X1, which encodes MAATATVSSAGGILAMLHEPAEELKLHALASLNSVVHLFYPEISTSIPAIESMYEDDEFDQRQLAALVVSKVFYYLGELNDALSYALGAGPLFDVSEDSDYALALLAKALDEYASFKTRASKAMEEEENVDPRLEAIVERMLERCILDGKYQQAMGMAVECRRLDKLEEAIVQCANIHGALSYCINLSHQYVSHREYRSEVLRCLVKIYQTLPHPDYLSICQCLMVLGEHETVANILDTLLSGSQDDALIAYQIAFDLVENENQAFLLNVGNRLDSQTPGQSALPVDQTVNARTTSTEPAGDVQMGDGTTTSNRNAHPVDPNEAAHADRLAKLKGILSGEKSIQLTLQFLYSHNRSDLLILKTIKQAVETSGNVCHSATVCSNAIMHAGTTVDTFLRENLEWLSKATNWAKFSATAGLGVIHRGHLQQGRALMAPYLPQNGAVGGGSPYSEGGALYALGLIHANHGEGIKQFLRESLRNTSAEVTFCSLSFLRNANYIVNFLNQNCIIIQVIQHGACLGLGLASLGTADEEVFEDIKNVLYTDSAVAGEAAGIGMGLLMVGTASEKAGEMLAYAHDTQHEKIIRGLALGIALTMYGREEEADTLIEQMTRDQDPILRYGGMYALALAYRGTANNKAIHQLLHFAVSDVSDDVRRTAVMGLGFVLYNEPEQTPRIVSLLSESYNPHVRYGAALAVGISCAGTGLSDAISLLEPLTSDVVDFVRQGALIAMAMVMIQTNESFDSRVGTFRRQLEKIILDKHEDTMSKMGAILASGILDAGGRNVTIKLRSRNKHDKLTAVIGLAVFTQFWYWYPLLYFISLAFSPTAIMGLNSNLEVPKFEFMSHAKPSLFEYPKPTTQQATTSAVELPTAILSTYAKAKSRAKKDAESKAAANQEKTAAEAESKAANQEKSTEDASGSTSGKAADAMQVDSTAEKKAPEPEPAFQILANPARVVPLQEKFIKFIEGSRYVPVRPAPCGGFILLRDMQPSEAEELVVLTDAPATGQPVPGASAMAVDDDEPQPPQPFEYLS
- the LOC119349119 gene encoding 26S proteasome non-ATPase regulatory subunit 1 homolog A-like isoform X2, which codes for MAATATVSSAGGILAMLHEPAEELKLHALASLNSVVHLFYPEISTSIPAIESMYEDDEFDQRQLAALVVSKVFYYLGELNDALSYALGAGPLFDVSEDSDYALALLAKALDEYASFKTRASKAMEEEENVDPRLEAIVERMLERCILDGKYQQAMGMAVECRRLDKLEEAIVQCANIHGALSYCINLSHQYVSHREYRSEVLRCLVKIYQTLPHPDYLSICQCLMVLGEHETVANILDTLLSGSQDDALIAYQIAFDLVENENQAFLLNVGNRLDSQTPGQSALPVDQTVNARTTSTEPAGDVQMGDGTTTSNRNAHPVDPNEAAHADRLAKLKGILSGEKSIQLTLQFLYSHNRSDLLILKTIKQAVETSGNVCHSATVCSNAIMHAGTTVDTFLRENLEWLSKATNWAKFSATAGLGVIHRGHLQQGRALMAPYLPQNGAVGGGSPYSEGGALYALGLIHANHGEGIKQFLRESLRNTSAEVIQHGACLGLGLASLGTADEEVFEDIKNVLYTDSAVAGEAAGIGMGLLMVGTASEKAGEMLAYAHDTQHEKIIRGLALGIALTMYGREEEADTLIEQMTRDQDPILRYGGMYALALAYRGTANNKAIHQLLHFAVSDVSDDVRRTAVMGLGFVLYNEPEQTPRIVSLLSESYNPHVRYGAALAVGISCAGTGLSDAISLLEPLTSDVVDFVRQGALIAMAMVMIQTNESFDSRVGTFRRQLEKIILDKHEDTMSKMGAILASGILDAGGRNVTIKLRSRNKHDKLTAVIGLAVFTQFWYWYPLLYFISLAFSPTAIMGLNSNLEVPKFEFMSHAKPSLFEYPKPTTQQATTSAVELPTAILSTYAKAKSRAKKDAESKAAANQEKTAAEAESKAANQEKSTEDASGSTSGKAADAMQVDSTAEKKAPEPEPAFQILANPARVVPLQEKFIKFIEGSRYVPVRPAPCGGFILLRDMQPSEAEELVVLTDAPATGQPVPGASAMAVDDDEPQPPQPFEYLS